The following are encoded together in the Cyanobacterium aponinum PCC 10605 genome:
- a CDS encoding DUF362 domain-containing protein produces MPSDRPLQRRQVLRLATLATGASLFPSACRAINSTVADNKVTAQSASSSPLNPPQISKVVLVYNEDRSAGTRQALDLLQPTGLKGKTVFLKPNYNTGDPAPAATDSQLLETLIQEFQGAQVGEMTIGDRSGMADTRQAMEQKGVFQLGEKYGVKTLVFDEMEAEKWQYISAEGTHWQKGFAFARPILDSEAIVNTCCLKTHQYGGHFTLSLKNSVGMVAKYVPGDSFNYMGDLHSSAHQRLMIAEINQAYKPSLVLLDGVEAFVNGGPASGKKVRSNVILAGVDRVAIDVVAIALLRLLGTTNQVSNGSIWELEQIQRAVELGLGIGQSEQIEFITPDAKSRGIVDQIRPLIT; encoded by the coding sequence ATGCCTTCAGATAGACCTTTACAAAGAAGACAAGTCTTACGTTTAGCAACTTTAGCCACTGGTGCATCTTTATTTCCCTCCGCCTGTCGTGCTATTAATTCAACTGTTGCCGATAACAAGGTAACGGCTCAATCTGCCTCATCTTCCCCTTTAAATCCGCCTCAAATAAGTAAAGTAGTACTGGTTTATAATGAGGATCGTTCTGCTGGTACTCGTCAGGCATTGGATCTTTTACAACCCACTGGATTAAAGGGTAAAACTGTTTTTCTTAAGCCTAACTATAACACTGGTGATCCTGCCCCTGCGGCTACTGATAGTCAACTCTTAGAAACCTTGATTCAAGAATTTCAAGGCGCTCAAGTAGGAGAAATGACCATTGGCGATCGCTCTGGAATGGCAGATACCCGCCAAGCGATGGAGCAAAAAGGGGTTTTTCAATTGGGAGAAAAATACGGTGTAAAAACCCTTGTTTTTGATGAAATGGAAGCCGAAAAATGGCAATATATCTCTGCGGAAGGAACACACTGGCAGAAGGGCTTTGCCTTTGCTCGTCCTATTTTAGACTCAGAAGCAATTGTCAATACCTGTTGCTTAAAAACTCATCAATATGGGGGACATTTTACCCTTTCTCTCAAAAATTCGGTGGGAATGGTAGCAAAATACGTACCGGGAGACTCCTTTAACTATATGGGAGACTTACATTCTTCTGCCCATCAACGGTTAATGATTGCGGAAATTAATCAAGCCTATAAGCCTTCTCTAGTTCTTTTAGACGGGGTGGAAGCCTTTGTTAATGGGGGACCTGCGTCTGGAAAAAAAGTCCGCTCTAACGTCATTTTAGCAGGAGTCGATCGAGTTGCAATAGATGTAGTTGCGATCGCCCTACTTCGTTTATTAGGTACAACAAATCAGGTATCTAATGGATCAATATGGGAGTTAGAGCAAATTCAAAGAGCTGTTGAGTTAGGATTAGGAATAGGTCAAAGTGAACAAATAGAGTTTATTACACCCGATGCAAAAAGTCGGGGAATAGTTGATCAAATCCGACCTTTAATTACTTAA